GCTTTGAATCTTGCGGGCATAGGCGGTGGTAGCGTGTATTTGGTTCAGCAGCGGCTCCCATTGATCAAACAGAAACTTACCCGCCTCTGTCAGTTCGACTCTACGCTTTGTCCTTTTGAATAGTGCTATCTGCAATTCACTTTCCAGCGCCTGGATTTGTCTGGTCAGGGTGGACTGGGTAATATTAAGCTGATAGGATGTATTCCAGTAATGAAGCTGTTTTGCAAGGGCAATGAAGTATGCTATTTGCTGTATCGTCATAGATTTAAGCTATTAATGCGTTTGTTGCATTAATAGTTGCAAAAATAACATTTTTACACATTAATGGATGTGCTAAATTTGTGCTGTATTAAACGATTACACATGGCTGGCATATTAGAATCATTAGTAATGATAACATCAGAGCAAAGTGCTGAAATACAAATTAGTAATACTTCGCTGGAAGATTGGGATAGAATTGTCCAACTTTTTGATGGAGTAATTGAGCATCAAGGAAAAAGCAGTTACCGCGTCTGGGAATCCATTGATTGGGATGCGTTAAGAGAGGATATAGAAAAACAACTTCATTACAAAATCACGGTCAATGGTCAAATCAGCTGCATCTTCAACGTGCAGTATAGTGACCCTTTGCTTTGGGGCGAGAAAGAAAACAATGACGCTATTTACCTGCACAGAATTGTAATTGATCTGGCATTCAAAGGACAGAAACAATTTGCAAAGGTATTAGAGTGGG
The genomic region above belongs to Dyadobacter pollutisoli and contains:
- a CDS encoding GNAT family N-acetyltransferase codes for the protein MITSEQSAEIQISNTSLEDWDRIVQLFDGVIEHQGKSSYRVWESIDWDALREDIEKQLHYKITVNGQISCIFNVQYSDPLLWGEKENNDAIYLHRIVIDLAFKGQKQFAKVLEWAKQDALQRGLKFVRLDTWADNAKIIDYYNSYGFIPVGHYQTSDSAELPIQNRNLYGILLEISL